Proteins from one Candidatus Sulfotelmatobacter sp. genomic window:
- a CDS encoding acyl-CoA dehydrogenase family protein — MDFSLSPEQLLIKDSVARFAAEHGEGKHEDHWPTFAELGWLAIGAPDELGGFGGPIETLLVMEQFGRGLVVSPYVAQVVLAGTILKDAERSDLLEQLAEGKHRFAVAYEEPHARYDAASVDTAATKTADGWTLRGKKVRVLDATSAGTLIVSARTEDGVGLFAVPADAAKLSLEKYPSEDGYDVADVTLDGVSVGADALLGDAGDGLAILEKALDHATAALCAEALGLCSLMLEATVDYTKQRQQFGVALSSFQALQHRMAEMYIELELVRSMAYLAAMTLEDGADPAARKRGISAAKAQIAKSARFIGQQAIQLHGGIGMSEEYKVGHYFKRSTLVERLLGDRDYHLGRYVALRGAAVAEPVPV, encoded by the coding sequence ATGGATTTCAGTCTGAGCCCCGAGCAGCTGCTCATCAAGGACAGCGTCGCGCGCTTCGCCGCCGAGCACGGCGAGGGCAAGCACGAGGACCACTGGCCGACCTTCGCCGAGCTGGGTTGGCTCGCGATCGGAGCGCCTGACGAGCTGGGCGGCTTCGGCGGCCCGATCGAGACGCTGCTGGTGATGGAGCAGTTCGGCCGCGGTTTGGTCGTCTCGCCGTACGTCGCGCAGGTCGTGCTGGCCGGCACGATCCTCAAGGACGCGGAGCGCAGCGACCTGCTCGAGCAGCTGGCGGAAGGCAAGCACCGTTTCGCGGTCGCTTACGAGGAGCCGCACGCGCGCTACGACGCGGCCTCCGTCGACACGGCGGCGACGAAGACTGCTGACGGGTGGACGCTGCGCGGCAAGAAGGTGCGCGTGCTCGACGCCACCAGCGCCGGGACGCTGATCGTCTCCGCGCGCACCGAGGACGGCGTCGGTCTGTTCGCCGTTCCGGCCGACGCGGCGAAGCTCTCGCTCGAGAAGTATCCCTCGGAGGACGGCTACGACGTCGCCGACGTCACGCTCGACGGCGTGAGCGTCGGTGCCGACGCGCTGCTCGGCGATGCGGGCGACGGTCTCGCGATCCTCGAGAAGGCGCTCGACCACGCGACCGCAGCGCTGTGCGCCGAAGCGCTTGGCTTGTGCTCGCTGATGCTCGAGGCGACGGTCGACTACACCAAGCAGCGCCAGCAGTTCGGCGTCGCGCTCAGCTCGTTCCAGGCGCTGCAGCACCGCATGGCCGAGATGTACATCGAGCTCGAGCTGGTGCGCTCGATGGCGTATCTCGCGGCGATGACGCTCGAGGACGGCGCCGACCCGGCGGCGCGCAAGCGCGGCATCTCGGCGGCGAAAGCGCAGATCGCGAAGTCGGCGCGCTTCATCGGGCAGCAGGCGATCCAGCTGCACGGCGGGATCGGGATGAGCGAAGAGTATAAGGTCGGCCACTACTTCAAGCGCTCGACGTTGGTGGAGCGGCTGTTGGGCGATCGCGACTACCACCTCGGCCGCTACGTCGCGCTGCGCGGCGCCGCGGTCGCGGAACCGGTTCCCGTCTAG
- a CDS encoding acyl-CoA dehydrogenase family protein, with protein sequence MDLAFSPDERAFRDEVREFIATHLPDDIRRKVQAGDPLEKDDYYRWHKILFDRGWAAPGWPEEFGGPGWDSIRRHLFYEEFAYGWAPRMLPFGLNMVAPVIMEFGNDAQKQRYLPKILSGEEFWCQGYSEPGSGSDLASLSTKAERKGDAYVINGTKTWITAAQWADWIFVLARTEPNAKKQEGISFILVDMRTPGVTVRPIVTIDGGKEINEVHLENVVVPVENLVGVEGGGWTYAKFLLEHERTGTAGIAGCRQMLNQLDELLERENIHDRRLAERIAEVDIELTALAFTELRVLAAESAGKRPGPESSILKVKGTEIQQAITELALDAGGPYFEVPLARRYYNYRKTSIYAGSNEIQKNIIAKRILKV encoded by the coding sequence GCGTTCAGCCCCGACGAGCGTGCGTTCCGCGATGAAGTCCGCGAGTTCATCGCGACGCACCTGCCGGACGACATCCGCCGCAAAGTGCAAGCCGGTGATCCGTTAGAGAAAGACGATTACTATCGCTGGCACAAGATCCTGTTCGATCGCGGCTGGGCCGCGCCCGGGTGGCCCGAAGAGTTCGGCGGTCCCGGTTGGGATTCGATTCGGCGCCACCTCTTCTACGAAGAGTTCGCCTACGGGTGGGCGCCGCGCATGCTGCCGTTCGGCTTGAACATGGTGGCGCCGGTGATCATGGAGTTCGGCAACGACGCGCAGAAGCAGCGCTATCTGCCGAAGATCCTCAGCGGCGAGGAGTTCTGGTGCCAGGGGTACTCGGAACCCGGCTCGGGCTCCGATCTCGCATCGCTCTCGACCAAAGCCGAGCGCAAGGGCGATGCCTACGTCATCAACGGCACCAAGACGTGGATCACCGCCGCGCAGTGGGCCGATTGGATCTTCGTGCTCGCGCGCACCGAACCGAACGCCAAGAAACAAGAGGGCATCTCGTTCATCCTGGTCGACATGCGCACGCCGGGCGTCACCGTCCGCCCGATCGTGACGATCGACGGCGGCAAGGAGATCAACGAGGTCCATCTCGAGAACGTGGTCGTCCCGGTCGAGAACCTGGTCGGCGTCGAAGGCGGCGGCTGGACCTACGCCAAGTTCTTGCTCGAGCACGAGCGCACCGGGACAGCCGGGATCGCCGGTTGCCGGCAGATGCTCAACCAGCTCGACGAGCTGCTCGAGCGCGAGAACATTCACGACCGCCGCTTGGCCGAACGCATCGCCGAGGTCGACATCGAGCTGACCGCGCTCGCGTTCACCGAGCTGCGCGTGCTGGCGGCGGAGTCGGCCGGCAAACGGCCGGGACCGGAGTCCTCGATCCTCAAGGTCAAAGGCACCGAGATCCAGCAGGCGATCACCGAGCTCGCGCTGGACGCGGGCGGCCCGTACTTCGAGGTGCCGCTGGCGCGGCGGTATTACAACTACCGCAAGACGTCGATCTACGCCGGCTCCAACGAGATCCAGAAGAACATCATCGCGAAGCGCATCCTGAAAGTTTGA